Proteins from one Mycobacterium sp. SMC-2 genomic window:
- a CDS encoding virulence factor Mce family protein, whose translation MLTPFVRRQLVAFGILTVISLLVLGVYYLQLPSLAGIGRYTLKAELPASGGLYPTANVTYRGITIGKVTDVEPTERGAEATMSIDSRYKIPIDATANVHSVSAVGEQYLDLESTGNPGKFLSEGQTITKGTVPAEIGPALDTANRGLAVLPKDKIAQLLDETAQSVGGLGPALQRLVDSTQAIVGDFKTNITDVNDIIQNSGPVLDSQVKSGDAIERWARNLNKLGAQSAREDQHVRSVLRQAAPTADQVNDVFSDVRDSLPQTLANLEVVFDLLKRYHTGLEQVLVFLPQGASIAQTVAAPFPNMAALDLALSINQPPPCLTGFIPASEWRSPADLSMQPLPTGTYCKIPMDTPANSVRGSRNIPCTDIPGKRAATPRECRDPKPYVPAGTNPWYGDPNQILTCPAPGARCDQPVKPGQVIPAPSIDNGLNPAPSDRVAGTPPPTSDPLSRPGSGTVQCNGQQPNPCVYTPSGPPTAVYSPQSGELVGPDGVKYSVENSARTGDDGWKEMLAPAG comes from the coding sequence TTGCTGACTCCGTTCGTTCGACGCCAGCTGGTCGCCTTCGGGATCCTGACGGTGATCTCGCTGCTCGTGCTCGGGGTGTACTACCTGCAGCTCCCGAGCCTTGCGGGCATCGGTCGCTACACGCTGAAGGCCGAGCTGCCCGCGTCCGGGGGCCTGTACCCGACGGCGAACGTGACGTATCGCGGCATCACCATCGGGAAGGTCACCGACGTCGAGCCCACCGAGCGGGGCGCCGAAGCGACGATGAGCATCGACAGCCGCTACAAGATCCCGATCGACGCGACTGCCAACGTGCACTCGGTGTCGGCCGTCGGTGAGCAGTACCTGGACCTGGAGTCGACCGGGAATCCGGGCAAGTTCCTGTCGGAGGGGCAGACGATCACGAAGGGCACGGTGCCCGCCGAGATCGGGCCTGCGCTGGACACCGCCAACCGCGGGCTGGCCGTGCTGCCCAAGGACAAGATCGCCCAATTGCTCGACGAGACAGCGCAATCCGTGGGTGGGCTGGGCCCCGCCCTGCAGCGGCTGGTGGACTCCACTCAGGCGATCGTCGGCGATTTCAAGACGAACATCACCGACGTCAACGACATCATTCAGAACTCGGGCCCGGTGCTGGACAGCCAGGTGAAGTCGGGTGATGCGATCGAACGGTGGGCGCGCAACCTGAACAAGCTGGGCGCGCAGTCCGCGCGGGAAGACCAGCACGTCAGAAGCGTGCTGCGCCAAGCGGCACCGACGGCCGATCAGGTCAACGACGTCTTCAGCGACGTGCGGGACTCGCTGCCGCAGACCCTGGCGAATCTCGAGGTGGTCTTCGACCTGCTCAAGCGCTACCACACCGGTTTGGAGCAGGTCCTGGTGTTCCTGCCGCAGGGCGCGTCGATCGCCCAGACCGTGGCCGCGCCGTTCCCGAACATGGCGGCACTGGACCTGGCGTTGTCGATCAACCAGCCGCCGCCGTGCCTGACCGGCTTCATCCCGGCGTCGGAGTGGCGCTCCCCGGCCGACCTCAGCATGCAGCCGCTGCCGACAGGCACGTACTGCAAGATCCCGATGGATACCCCGGCCAACAGTGTGCGCGGTTCACGCAACATCCCGTGCACGGATATCCCGGGCAAACGGGCGGCCACACCACGGGAGTGCCGCGACCCCAAGCCGTATGTGCCCGCGGGTACCAACCCCTGGTATGGCGACCCGAACCAGATCCTGACCTGCCCCGCACCCGGCGCGCGCTGCGACCAGCCGGTGAAGCCGGGGCAGGTGATCCCGGCGCCGTCGATCGACAACGGCCTCAACCCGGCGCCGTCGGACCGGGTGGCGGGGACGCCCCCGCCGACCAGCGATCCCTTGTCGCGGCCGGGGTCGGGTACCGTGCAGTGCAACGGCCAGCAGCCCAACCCGTGTGTCTATACGCCCAGCGGGCCTCCCACGGCGGTCTATAGTCCCCAAAGCGGTGAACTGGTAGGGCCAGACGGGGTTAAATACTCCGTCGAGAACTCGGCCAGAACAGGAGACGACGGATGGAAGGAGATGCTGGCACCAGCCGGCTGA
- a CDS encoding RDD family protein, translated as MTVVVEQPPAPAVPKSPRNALAPWHVRAGALAVDVLPGAAVVVTMAVTCFTVPPSGMWWWLCIAIIGVVILLVLVNRLLLPTITGWSLGRALFGIAVARRDSEPIGPWGLLLRDLAHLLDTVSVVGWLWPLWDSGRRTFADMLLRTEARGRESAEPAFNARRWTAVVVLGAAGLCVAGVAMSYGAVFAQDRATDKTRAQLDTQGPKIVAQMLTYDPKSLHDDFARALSLATAKYRPQLAAQQDMVQKGNPVINEYWVTDHAIQSAAPDRATMLMFMQGRRGAAPDERYISATVRVTFANDGGRWLVDDLTVLTKPKPPGGGK; from the coding sequence GTGACGGTGGTGGTCGAGCAGCCACCGGCCCCTGCGGTCCCGAAGTCTCCGCGGAACGCCTTGGCGCCCTGGCATGTTCGCGCCGGCGCGCTGGCCGTCGACGTCCTGCCGGGCGCCGCGGTGGTGGTGACGATGGCGGTGACCTGTTTCACCGTTCCGCCCAGCGGCATGTGGTGGTGGCTGTGCATCGCGATCATCGGGGTCGTCATCCTGCTGGTATTGGTGAACCGGCTGCTGCTGCCGACGATCACGGGCTGGAGTCTGGGACGGGCCCTTTTCGGCATCGCGGTGGCGCGGCGCGATAGCGAGCCCATCGGACCGTGGGGACTGCTGCTGCGTGACCTTGCGCACCTGCTCGACACCGTATCGGTGGTGGGATGGCTTTGGCCGCTGTGGGATTCGGGGCGCCGCACCTTCGCCGACATGCTGCTGCGCACCGAAGCGCGGGGTCGCGAATCGGCCGAGCCCGCGTTCAACGCGCGGCGGTGGACGGCGGTCGTGGTTCTCGGCGCGGCGGGACTGTGCGTTGCTGGCGTGGCGATGAGCTATGGGGCCGTGTTCGCCCAGGACCGGGCCACCGACAAAACGCGGGCACAGCTCGACACCCAGGGCCCGAAAATCGTCGCGCAGATGCTGACCTACGACCCCAAGTCGTTGCACGACGATTTCGCCCGCGCCTTGTCGTTGGCGACCGCTAAGTACCGGCCGCAGCTGGCCGCCCAGCAGGACATGGTGCAGAAGGGCAACCCGGTCATCAACGAGTATTGGGTGACCGACCACGCGATCCAGTCGGCGGCGCCGGATAGGGCGACGATGCTGATGTTCATGCAGGGACGGCGCGGTGCGGCGCCCGACGAACGCTACATCTCCGCCACCGTTCGGGTGACTTTCGCCAACGACGGCGGCCGTTGGCTCGTCGACGACCTAACGGTACTGACCAAGCCCAAACCGCCGGGGGGCGGGAAATGA
- a CDS encoding Mce protein, translating into MEGDAGTSRLNPPPMPKFRRLRRRRPKNQDPALVPTDPDAATEDSAGPGDAAEPPTPDVTPEQTSEAEVTAEAEPEAAAEEPADSGAGPGEAPDRRPSRMGRGWLAGIAATLVVCAAAVGTGGYLALRYHHESQAIARNNAAALKAAVECVSATQAPDTNAMAASEQKIIDCGTEAFRSQALLYTSMLVQAYQAANVHVQVSDMRAAVERNNPDGSVEVLVAVRVKVANDQTQNETGYRLRVKMAQAEGQYKIAKLDQVTK; encoded by the coding sequence ATGGAAGGAGATGCTGGCACCAGCCGGCTGAACCCCCCACCGATGCCGAAGTTTCGCCGTCTGCGCCGACGGCGTCCGAAGAATCAGGACCCGGCGCTCGTCCCGACGGATCCCGACGCGGCGACCGAGGATTCCGCCGGACCCGGGGACGCGGCCGAACCGCCCACCCCCGATGTGACGCCCGAACAGACGTCGGAGGCCGAGGTGACCGCGGAGGCCGAACCCGAGGCCGCTGCCGAGGAGCCGGCGGACTCCGGCGCCGGGCCCGGCGAGGCCCCCGACCGTCGTCCGTCGCGGATGGGTCGCGGCTGGCTGGCCGGCATCGCAGCGACGCTCGTGGTCTGCGCCGCGGCCGTCGGCACCGGCGGTTACCTCGCCTTGCGCTACCACCACGAAAGCCAAGCGATAGCTCGCAACAACGCCGCTGCGCTCAAGGCGGCCGTCGAGTGCGTTTCGGCGACCCAGGCGCCGGACACCAATGCGATGGCGGCGAGTGAGCAGAAGATCATCGACTGCGGCACAGAGGCTTTCCGCTCGCAAGCCCTGCTCTACACGAGCATGCTCGTCCAGGCGTATCAGGCCGCCAACGTCCACGTCCAGGTGTCCGACATGCGGGCGGCCGTCGAGCGCAACAACCCCGACGGCTCGGTGGAGGTGCTCGTCGCGGTCCGCGTCAAGGTCGCCAACGATCAGACGCAGAACGAAACCGGCTACCGCCTGCGGGTGAAAATGGCTCAGGCCGAGGGGCAATACAAGATAGCCAAGCTCGACCAGGTGACGAAGTGA
- a CDS encoding virulence factor Mce family protein, translating to MRAVRLIRRGAWQGLVLLVAALVLSSCGWRGISNVAIPGGPGSGSGAMTIYVQVPDTLAINGNSKVMVADVFVGSIKAIQLKNWIATLTLGVDKNVKLPKNAIAKIGQTSLLGSQHVELAAPPNPSHELLKNGDTIPLKNSSSYPTTEQTLASLSLILRGGGIPNLEVLQNEVYNIFNGRGEAIRSFLGKLDTFTSQLNEQRDDITHAIDSTNRLLTYVGGRADVLDRVLTDIPPLVKHFADTKNLLINAVDAVGRLSQAADQYLSEARGPLHTDLQALQCPLKELGRASPYLVGALKLILTQPFDIDTVPKIFRGDYINISLTLDVTYSSVDNAFLTGTGLSGALRALEQSFGRDPETMIPDVRYTPNPNDAPGGPLVERGDRNC from the coding sequence GTGCGGGCAGTGAGGCTGATCCGCCGCGGGGCCTGGCAGGGGCTGGTCCTGCTGGTGGCCGCGCTGGTGCTGAGTTCGTGCGGCTGGCGCGGGATCTCCAACGTCGCGATCCCCGGCGGCCCGGGCAGCGGCTCGGGCGCCATGACGATCTACGTGCAGGTGCCGGACACCCTGGCGATCAACGGCAACTCCAAGGTGATGGTCGCCGACGTCTTCGTCGGCTCCATCAAGGCCATTCAGTTGAAGAACTGGATCGCCACCTTGACGCTGGGTGTCGACAAGAACGTCAAGCTGCCGAAGAACGCCATCGCCAAGATCGGACAGACCTCGCTGCTGGGTTCCCAGCACGTCGAGCTGGCCGCGCCGCCGAACCCTTCGCATGAATTGCTGAAGAACGGCGACACCATTCCACTGAAGAACTCCTCGTCGTATCCCACCACCGAGCAGACGCTGGCCAGCCTGTCGCTGATCCTGCGCGGCGGTGGCATCCCGAACCTGGAGGTGCTGCAGAACGAGGTCTACAACATCTTCAACGGCCGCGGCGAGGCGATCCGGTCCTTCCTGGGCAAGCTGGACACTTTCACCAGCCAGCTCAACGAGCAGCGCGATGACATCACCCACGCGATCGACTCGACCAACCGGCTGCTCACCTACGTGGGGGGCAGGGCCGACGTCCTCGACCGGGTGCTCACCGACATCCCGCCGCTGGTCAAGCATTTCGCCGACACGAAGAACCTGCTGATCAACGCCGTCGACGCGGTGGGCCGGCTCAGCCAGGCCGCAGATCAGTACCTGTCGGAGGCCCGCGGGCCGCTGCACACGGACCTGCAGGCGCTGCAATGCCCGTTGAAGGAACTGGGCCGCGCATCGCCGTATCTGGTCGGCGCGCTGAAGCTGATTCTCACCCAGCCGTTCGACATCGACACCGTGCCGAAGATCTTCCGGGGTGACTACATCAACATTTCGCTGACGCTCGACGTGACCTACAGCTCGGTCGACAACGCGTTCCTCACCGGCACCGGGTTGTCGGGGGCCCTGCGCGCGCTCGAGCAGTCGTTCGGGCGTGATCCCGAGACGATGATCCCCGACGTCCGCTACACGCCGAACCCGAATGACGCGCCCGGTGGACCGCTGGTGGAAAGGGGGGACAGGAATTGCTGA